Below is a window of Roseofilum reptotaenium CS-1145 DNA.
TGGAAACTTATCGAGATGAAATCTATAGATAAGGAAGAAACAATAATTTATCCCTTCGGCAAAGATCCCGTATCTTATATCATATATACGAAGGAGGGATATGTGTCATTCTCGATCATGATGAGTAATCGCTTGAATCTTGGATTAAGTATACAAAATCTTATGGATCTGGGGTATGGTATAAAATCCAAGACAAGTATATTACAAGTAAGTATATTTAAGTACATAAAAGCAATTATTCGATATTTTCAGTCAGTGCAAAAGTTTGTTTCTTATACAGGTAAATATGAAGTTAAAGATAATAAAGTGATTCACAATATTGAAATTCATGTAGTTCCAGATTTAATTGGTGCAGACTTGGAAAGGATTGTTGAGATTTCAGGAGATACACTTTTCCTCAGTTCATCATATCCGGAGTATACTGTTTACTCTACTTGGGAACGTGTTTCCTAGAACTGACTCGGTAGTAAGCAAGTTCCGTCTTTCTCACAAGAAGAAAGACAGCTGGAGTATAAGTTTCAATAGGCTAGTAAGTGTGTCTCTCTCGCTGGGTGGAGGATTGAGCCTTTATCCCTGAAGAAACATGGACGCAAGGACAAGAGTTTATTTCGTCTAGATTTCGACCATTTTCGTTGCCTTGTCCTTCATTCTCCATCAAAGTATCTCTTTAATTTTCGCCACTCCTTACAGTTTTTGTCCTGTACTTAGGGATGACTAATTAAAAGCCCTATTCAACTGCTAACATCAACCAGACAGGACAGAACACTATCTGCTAAAGTCTCTATTGTCTCCTGGCTAATTACAGGCTCAGAAAAAGGGAAATGCAAGAACATTTTGCCTTCAAAAGTTGTAACAGCAGTGATAAAAACACCCCCAAATGTGGCTTGTGCTACAGAAAAGCTAATTTCTGAGAGTTCAAATTGACCATAAATTCTGGGAATATTTACTCGAC
It encodes the following:
- a CDS encoding lipocalin-like domain-containing protein; protein product: MTNSIVSKDALVGMWKLIEMKSIDKEETIIYPFGKDPVSYIIYTKEGYVSFSIMMSNRLNLGLSIQNLMDLGYGIKSKTSILQVSIFKYIKAIIRYFQSVQKFVSYTGKYEVKDNKVIHNIEIHVVPDLIGADLERIVEISGDTLFLSSSYPEYTVYSTWERVS